From one Thermodesulfovibrionales bacterium genomic stretch:
- a CDS encoding TIGR02757 family protein, translating into MKSLKHVLDKFYDDFDFDNRLKHDPIEFPHRYKDRKDREVSAFIASCLAYGRVDLFKPVVERILTIMGKSPYSFLMNFDVKRQGRLFGFKYRFNESRDIVCLLFITHRLLERHASFERAFKAHYNREDQNTGKALAGLVGEMLSIDTAAVYGKNVHPPGLAQFFPSPAGGSACKRMSLFLRWMIRDRDIDFGIWKGIPKSKLVIPLDTHIARIGRCLGLTGRKSADWRAAVEITDSLKAFDAEDPLKYDFALCHHGISGMCRTGDGRPCEGCILSAF; encoded by the coding sequence ATGAAATCTCTTAAGCATGTTCTTGACAAATTTTACGATGACTTCGACTTTGACAACCGGCTGAAGCATGACCCCATCGAATTCCCCCACCGCTACAAGGACCGGAAGGACAGAGAGGTCTCGGCTTTTATAGCCTCCTGCCTCGCCTACGGGAGGGTCGATCTCTTTAAACCGGTGGTAGAGAGGATCCTAACGATTATGGGTAAAAGTCCCTATTCATTTCTCATGAATTTTGATGTGAAGCGGCAGGGAAGGCTCTTTGGGTTTAAATACCGTTTCAATGAGTCCAGGGACATCGTCTGCCTCCTCTTTATCACTCATAGACTTCTCGAAAGACACGCTTCATTCGAACGGGCATTCAAGGCGCATTATAACCGCGAAGATCAGAATACAGGAAAGGCGCTTGCCGGACTCGTCGGAGAGATGCTGTCTATCGACACGGCAGCCGTCTACGGGAAGAACGTCCACCCGCCCGGTCTGGCACAGTTTTTCCCTTCTCCGGCAGGAGGCAGCGCGTGCAAGAGGATGAGCCTCTTTCTTCGCTGGATGATACGGGACAGGGACATCGACTTTGGTATCTGGAAGGGTATACCGAAGAGTAAACTCGTGATCCCGCTTGACACGCATATCGCTAGGATCGGACGATGTCTCGGCCTCACCGGGAGGAAGTCCGCGGACTGGAGGGCTGCGGTCGAGATTACCGATTCCCTGAAGGCCTTCGATGCCGAGGACCCCCTGAAATATGACTTCGCCCTCTGCCATCACGGGATATCCGGCATGTGCCGGACGGGAGATGGGCGCCCCTGCGAAGGTTGCATTTTGTCCGCTTTTTGA
- a CDS encoding thioesterase family protein, protein MKDTLKPGIESEFTFHIPESKTVPALYPESTEFQEMPEVFATGFMVGFLEWACIKAINPHLDWPSEQTVGTHIDVSHIAATPPGFEVTAKVKLIEVDGRRLLFEVEAHDGVELISKGRHERFIIKKEKFDSKMKEKITKKSS, encoded by the coding sequence ATGAAAGACACATTAAAGCCCGGAATCGAATCGGAATTTACGTTTCATATCCCGGAGTCGAAAACCGTTCCGGCATTGTACCCCGAATCAACAGAATTTCAGGAGATGCCGGAAGTATTTGCAACCGGGTTCATGGTGGGTTTTCTTGAATGGGCGTGCATTAAGGCGATAAATCCTCACCTTGACTGGCCGAGTGAACAGACTGTCGGCACGCATATCGATGTGAGTCATATAGCTGCGACTCCACCGGGTTTTGAAGTAACTGCAAAGGTGAAACTCATCGAGGTCGACGGCCGGAGGTTATTATTCGAAGTAGAGGCGCACGACGGCGTAGAACTCATCTCAAAGGGAAGGCACGAGCGATTTATAATCAAGAAAGAGAAATTCGATTCAAAGATGAAAGAAAAAATCACGAAAAAAAGTTCATAA
- a CDS encoding DUF3604 domain-containing protein, which translates to MKRYAWLLFLVLAFFLASSAVAQPNPERNAYFGETHQHTSWSVDAWLFGNHITGPADALHYAQGQTIKHPLGYDIKIETPLDFMGVTDHSEYVGITKAANTPGSAVSKLPEAQGLILKDPKNPQDVLKVFMYLVSLVNKPPIKAFMTPEVAGSIWKENVKIAEENNHPGKFTAFCSYEYTSQVNFRNLHRNIFFRDCAKVPEMPYSMLDSWHPEDLWAWMDTQRKAGNELLAISHNANLSDGWMYPTDMDSFGRPIDAAWAATRDRNERLVEIKQIKGQSETHPLLSPNDEFANYEIMSFLIGLPDTSGRIPHIVGSYARQALKDGLTMQDTRGYNPYKFGIVSGSDSHNTGTPYRQNNFYGGHGINDGTIETRMSGHLFTGMDVRLENPAGVTGVWAEENTRASLWDAMYRKETFGTSGPHIKVRFFGGWDYNAATMKGKGWVKAAYNRGVPMGGDLPPAKAKAPSFVVWAVKDPTSGNLDRIQIVKGWTKNGQSFEKIFDVVWSGNRKINRAGVLPPIQSTVDIDKATYSNTVGSTELKTVWTDPEFDASLHTFYYARVLEIPTPRWSTIQARQIGIAPPDNVSATVQERAWSSPIWYTPSSEARKAAAPGLRVADLTAKGALALNDEQLKELLVGKSVWFSNTVTSEVFKANYDVDGNMIIMHVGHGAKLPSAVGTLAKNSYKIVPTPYSIKSGKIVTMIANTPFEVAVFKMGDKYYGARSNEFGYANYEILAKGPANLVKLGKGEYDKESQDSFLHTKTEE; encoded by the coding sequence ATGAAACGATATGCATGGCTTCTATTCCTTGTTCTAGCCTTTTTCTTAGCTTCCTCGGCAGTTGCCCAACCTAACCCGGAGCGTAACGCGTACTTCGGAGAGACCCATCAGCACACCAGTTGGTCGGTGGATGCCTGGCTCTTTGGCAACCACATCACCGGGCCAGCCGATGCGTTGCACTACGCCCAAGGACAGACGATCAAACACCCGCTGGGCTATGACATCAAGATCGAGACGCCGCTCGACTTCATGGGGGTGACCGATCACTCGGAATACGTTGGGATTACGAAGGCTGCCAACACTCCCGGTTCGGCCGTAAGCAAGCTGCCCGAAGCTCAGGGACTGATCCTCAAGGACCCCAAAAACCCGCAGGACGTCCTGAAGGTATTCATGTATCTCGTGTCCTTGGTGAACAAGCCGCCCATTAAGGCATTCATGACCCCGGAGGTGGCAGGCTCGATCTGGAAGGAAAACGTCAAGATCGCCGAGGAGAACAACCACCCTGGAAAGTTCACGGCTTTCTGCTCGTACGAGTACACCTCTCAGGTCAATTTCCGCAATCTGCACCGCAATATCTTCTTCCGCGATTGCGCGAAGGTGCCGGAGATGCCGTACTCGATGCTCGATTCGTGGCACCCGGAAGATCTCTGGGCCTGGATGGACACTCAGCGCAAAGCGGGCAACGAATTGCTGGCGATTTCGCACAATGCAAATCTCAGTGACGGCTGGATGTACCCTACCGACATGGACAGCTTCGGTCGGCCGATCGACGCGGCATGGGCTGCCACACGCGACCGCAACGAGCGACTGGTCGAGATCAAGCAGATTAAAGGGCAGTCGGAGACCCACCCGCTTCTCTCGCCCAACGACGAGTTCGCCAATTACGAGATCATGAGCTTCCTGATCGGACTTCCGGACACTTCCGGTCGCATTCCGCACATCGTCGGCAGCTATGCCCGGCAGGCGCTCAAGGACGGCCTGACGATGCAGGACACGAGGGGTTACAACCCGTACAAGTTCGGGATCGTCAGCGGCTCCGATTCGCACAACACCGGTACGCCTTATCGCCAGAACAATTTCTACGGCGGCCACGGCATCAATGACGGCACGATTGAGACACGCATGTCGGGACACCTCTTCACCGGGATGGATGTGCGGTTAGAAAATCCCGCCGGCGTGACCGGCGTGTGGGCGGAAGAGAACACGCGGGCCTCGCTCTGGGATGCCATGTACCGCAAGGAGACTTTCGGCACGAGCGGCCCCCACATCAAGGTGCGCTTCTTCGGCGGGTGGGACTATAACGCGGCCACGATGAAGGGCAAGGGCTGGGTCAAGGCGGCCTATAACCGTGGCGTTCCAATGGGTGGCGACCTGCCGCCAGCCAAGGCGAAGGCGCCGAGCTTCGTGGTGTGGGCGGTGAAGGATCCGACCTCCGGGAATCTGGATCGTATTCAGATCGTGAAGGGCTGGACGAAGAACGGCCAGAGCTTCGAGAAAATCTTCGATGTGGTCTGGTCGGGAAACCGGAAAATCAATCGTGCCGGTGTACTGCCACCGATCCAGAGCACTGTAGACATCGACAAAGCTACCTACAGTAACACAGTGGGCTCGACTGAACTGAAGACGGTCTGGACTGATCCGGAATTCGATGCCAGCCTGCATACGTTCTACTATGCCCGCGTACTCGAAATCCCGACGCCGCGCTGGAGCACGATTCAGGCGAGGCAGATCGGCATCGCGCCCCCAGACAACGTCTCGGCCACCGTGCAAGAGCGGGCATGGAGCTCGCCGATCTGGTACACGCCCAGCTCTGAAGCGCGCAAGGCCGCCGCTCCGGGTCTGAGGGTCGCCGATCTGACAGCGAAGGGTGCTCTCGCGCTCAACGACGAACAGCTGAAGGAGCTGCTCGTCGGCAAGTCCGTCTGGTTCAGCAACACGGTCACCAGCGAGGTATTCAAGGCCAACTACGACGTCGACGGAAACATGATCATCATGCACGTGGGCCACGGTGCGAAGCTCCCGAGTGCGGTGGGCACTCTTGCGAAGAACAGCTATAAGATCGTGCCGACGCCGTATTCGATCAAGAGCGGTAAGATCGTCACAATGATCGCCAATACACCATTTGAGGTGGCGGTATTCAAGATGGGCGACAAGTATTACGGCGCGCGGAGCAACGAATTCGGCTACGCCAACTACGAGATTCTCGCCAAGGGACCGGCCAACCTCGTCAAGCTGGGCAAGGGTGAATACGATAAGGAAAGCCAGGACTCGTTCCTACATACAAAAACAGAGGAGTAA
- a CDS encoding peptidylprolyl isomerase — protein sequence MKRVLREPLIHFLLLGTLLFLIYHYVQPDRGAAPSSKQIQLTLDEAAQLVLVFQSQWRREPTPEEFTRMVEGKVQQEVLYREALAMGLDKNDEIVRRRMAQKMQFLAEDVAAAHEPTRAELKAWYERNSDKFAQPSRVSFRHLYFSPDRRGERARTDAERTLKQLAGQPQESKLAKSLADPFMFQDYYRDRAPEFLGKEFGPQFAQAVEKLSSGSWQGPIESGFGWHLVFVDTIIPGRVPAFEEIEPDVKTAWLGEQKALAWAKAYRDMRAKYTVLLPAPPDKGSAHAAVAPPGKQTPASSSEVVPQ from the coding sequence ATGAAGCGTGTATTGCGTGAACCGCTTATTCATTTTCTACTGCTCGGCACTTTGCTATTCCTCATCTATCACTATGTGCAGCCAGACCGCGGGGCGGCTCCATCATCGAAGCAGATCCAGCTCACTCTCGACGAGGCGGCGCAGCTCGTCCTGGTGTTCCAGTCGCAGTGGCGGCGCGAGCCGACGCCGGAGGAATTCACCCGGATGGTCGAGGGCAAGGTTCAGCAGGAGGTCCTCTACCGCGAGGCACTGGCGATGGGACTCGACAAAAACGACGAGATCGTCAGGCGCCGGATGGCTCAGAAGATGCAGTTCCTTGCCGAGGACGTAGCCGCTGCCCATGAGCCAACCAGAGCAGAACTGAAAGCCTGGTATGAGAGGAACAGCGACAAGTTCGCCCAGCCCAGCCGCGTCAGCTTCCGTCATCTTTATTTTTCTCCTGACCGACGCGGCGAGCGCGCCCGCACCGACGCAGAACGAACGCTGAAGCAGCTTGCCGGTCAGCCACAGGAATCAAAGCTCGCCAAGTCTCTCGCCGATCCTTTCATGTTCCAGGACTACTATCGCGACCGGGCGCCGGAATTCCTCGGCAAGGAATTTGGGCCTCAGTTCGCGCAAGCCGTCGAGAAACTGTCGTCAGGTTCGTGGCAGGGGCCGATAGAATCCGGCTTCGGCTGGCACCTCGTGTTTGTCGATACCATAATTCCCGGGCGCGTGCCGGCATTCGAGGAGATCGAACCGGACGTGAAGACCGCTTGGCTGGGAGAGCAGAAGGCCCTTGCCTGGGCAAAGGCGTACAGGGACATGCGCGCCAAGTACACCGTGCTCCTGCCTGCTCCTCCCGACAAGGGATCGGCTCACGCCGCCGTTGCTCCTCCGGGGAAGCAGACGCCTGCTTCATCGAGCGAGGTCGTCCCGCAGTGA